The DNA window TAAGTAGAAGTAGCCCGCCAGCGGCGCTGGTATTCTTTTGGGCTTACTCCTATGCGCTTCTTGAATATCCTGGAAAAATAGGCCGGATCCTGGTAGCCTACTCGCTCGCTCACCTGGGTAACGGTAAGGTCGGTCTTTTCAAGCAAGTTGCGGGCCACACCAAGGCGCACGTCAGTTAAATACTCAACGATGGTCAAGCCTAATTCTTCCTTGAAAAGGCGGCTGAGATAAAACGGACTGAGGTGCACCTCCTGAGCAACCTTATTGATATTTATCTCTTCAGAAAAGTGTTGCTCCAAGTAATCAGTAACCTGTTTGACTACGGCAAAGTTGGATCGGTCCCGACTTATGTAAATTGCATCCATGAGCCGATCAAAACTTTTCACCGTCCAATGATAGAGTCCCTCAGCATCCTCCGCCTGCCGTAATTCCTCCACCGCTTCCAGGTATAGCTCAAACAAACCTTCCCAAGGCGTCTGCGCCTGGACCCCGGCCCTGCCTACGCTAGTCAACAGCTCAATTAAGCGCGCCTTGGCCAGATTCAGATCATTGTTACCGTTTAGAAAGATGTCTCCTAGGATCTGATTGAGAATCTCTTTGGCCCCAGAGCGATTGCCCAGCCGGATTCGCCCTACCAACTCCCGCTCATTTTGAGGAGAAAGCCAATACCTGGCCGCCCGCCCTCGCCTGCCGTTTTCCCTACCAGATGTCACTGGAGCCAGTTCTTTCCCCAGTATCCGGCGGGCCAATTCCTGGACCTGGATGTTTTTCTGGCGCGCAAT is part of the Clostridia bacterium genome and encodes:
- a CDS encoding PocR ligand-binding domain-containing protein: MGYVMDLYMAATGLDGELLPLPAGNGGSGRAVLGGETVRTSFCRLVRGTPEGAIRCEYQMHQAGRQALDLGQPYVFVCHAGLVEWAAPVVCGQEYMGSAIAGRVRMWELDDEAREEVQARVADLRLDPDSLGSALDEVPFAGTDQVRAASQLLFSLVCYHMGSDATMLQKQRKLWEERGCLAEEIARQKNIQVQELARRILGKELAPVTSGRENGRRGRAARYWLSPQNERELVGRIRLGNRSGAKEILNQILGDIFLNGNNDLNLAKARLIELLTSVGRAGVQAQTPWEGLFELYLEAVEELRQAEDAEGLYHWTVKSFDRLMDAIYISRDRSNFAVVKQVTDYLEQHFSEEININKVAQEVHLSPFYLSRLFKEELGLTIVEYLTDVRLGVARNLLEKTDLTVTQVSERVGYQDPAYFSRIFKKRIGVSPKEYQRRWRATST